In the genome of Aureimonas sp. OT7, one region contains:
- a CDS encoding glutamate synthase subunit beta → MGKVTGFLEIDRQTAKYQPASDRIRHFREFTLPMSDEEVGKQAARCMDCGIPFCHGPTGCPIHNQIPDWNDLVYSGDWETAIRNLHSTNNFPEFTGRICPAPCEEACTLNLEDMPVAIKTVEQALADKAYKLGLIQPQPALTQSGKRVAIIGSGPAGLAAAQQLGRAGHAVDVYERESRPGGLLRYGIPDFKMEKHWIDRRVEQMSGEGVTFHCGVWIGRDKPLEELLATYDAVLYCGGAERPREAGIPSNGLNGIYDAMPYLVQQNRRVGGENIASNLWDAPEIWAAGKHVVVVGGGDTASDCVGTAFRQGAVKVTQLDIRPMPPQKEDKLATWPYWATKMRVSSSQAEGAVREFQIATLDFVGEDGQLTGVRCAQVDEKRRPVEGTEFVIRADLAFIAIGFAGPDPEGLLAEMGERLETVVDRRGNVSVKANDTDYATSVEKLYTAGDVRRGQSLVVWAIREGRQAARAIDLALTGMTTLPR, encoded by the coding sequence ATGGGCAAGGTTACGGGTTTTCTGGAAATCGACCGGCAAACGGCGAAGTATCAGCCGGCGTCGGACCGCATCCGGCATTTCCGCGAGTTTACGCTGCCCATGTCCGACGAGGAGGTGGGCAAGCAGGCGGCGCGCTGCATGGATTGCGGCATACCGTTCTGCCATGGGCCGACCGGCTGCCCGATCCACAACCAGATCCCCGACTGGAACGATCTCGTCTATTCGGGCGACTGGGAAACGGCGATCCGCAACCTGCACTCCACCAACAATTTTCCGGAGTTCACCGGGCGCATCTGCCCGGCTCCCTGCGAGGAGGCCTGTACGCTCAACCTCGAGGACATGCCCGTCGCCATCAAGACGGTGGAGCAGGCCCTTGCCGACAAGGCCTACAAGCTGGGGCTGATCCAGCCTCAGCCGGCCCTGACGCAAAGCGGAAAGCGCGTTGCGATCATCGGGTCCGGGCCGGCCGGGCTGGCGGCTGCGCAACAGCTTGGCCGCGCGGGCCACGCCGTGGACGTCTACGAGCGCGAGTCCCGCCCGGGCGGCCTGCTGCGCTACGGCATCCCCGATTTCAAGATGGAGAAGCACTGGATCGACCGGCGTGTCGAGCAGATGAGCGGCGAGGGCGTCACCTTCCATTGCGGCGTCTGGATCGGCAGGGACAAGCCGCTGGAAGAGCTTCTGGCCACCTATGACGCGGTCCTGTACTGCGGCGGCGCCGAGCGCCCGCGCGAGGCCGGCATACCCTCCAACGGGCTCAACGGCATCTACGACGCCATGCCCTATCTGGTGCAGCAGAACCGCCGCGTCGGCGGCGAAAACATCGCGAGCAACTTGTGGGACGCGCCCGAAATCTGGGCCGCCGGCAAGCATGTCGTGGTGGTTGGCGGCGGCGACACCGCCTCCGATTGCGTCGGCACGGCCTTCCGGCAGGGCGCGGTCAAGGTGACGCAGCTGGATATCCGGCCCATGCCGCCGCAAAAGGAAGACAAGCTGGCGACCTGGCCCTACTGGGCCACCAAGATGCGCGTTTCGTCCAGCCAGGCCGAAGGTGCGGTGCGCGAGTTCCAGATTGCGACGCTGGACTTCGTTGGCGAGGATGGCCAGCTGACGGGCGTCCGCTGCGCACAGGTGGACGAGAAGCGGCGTCCGGTCGAGGGCACGGAATTCGTCATCCGCGCCGACCTCGCCTTTATCGCCATCGGCTTCGCCGGGCCCGATCCGGAGGGGCTGCTGGCCGAGATGGGAGAGCGGCTCGAAACCGTGGTGGATCGTCGGGGCAACGTATCTGTGAAAGCCAACGATACCGACTACGCTACGTCCGTCGAGAAGCTCTATACGGCGGGCGACGTCCGGCGTGGACAATCTCTGGTCGTGTGGGCCATCCGCGAGGGGCGGCAGGCCGCACGCGCGATCGATCTTGCACTGACGGGCATGACCACCCTGCCGCGCTGA
- a CDS encoding NirD/YgiW/YdeI family stress tolerance protein translates to MLRQTLTPAAIALLLTTGAMAQFTGPSDVAQAQSRQYPPTTVQDIKADPKDEMKATLEGRILRKVADEEYLFSDDTGEIRVEIDDDDFPRQPVSETTRVRLEGEVDTHRYKEVDFDVDRMTILP, encoded by the coding sequence ATGCTACGACAGACTCTTACGCCCGCCGCGATTGCACTGTTGCTGACGACGGGCGCAATGGCGCAGTTTACCGGCCCATCCGATGTCGCGCAGGCGCAGAGCCGCCAATATCCCCCGACCACGGTCCAGGACATCAAGGCCGACCCGAAGGACGAGATGAAGGCAACCCTGGAAGGGCGCATTCTGCGCAAGGTCGCGGATGAAGAGTATCTGTTCAGCGACGACACGGGGGAAATTCGCGTCGAGATCGACGATGACGACTTCCCGCGCCAGCCCGTGTCCGAGACGACGCGCGTAAGGCTGGAAGGTGAGGTCGACACCCACCGCTACAAGGAGGTGGACTTCGACGTCGACCGGATGACGATCCTCCCGTAA
- a CDS encoding SGNH family hydrolase encodes MRRAKPAGLKTGLSLALAAAVLITGVALPAPVAAQEQRPRNILEMLFGAPRQAEPPRTIRRQKAPRKQTRQRRPAQPSRSQASRPVAPAPVAVAKAEDARRILVVGDFMAASLARGLADAFADDPNALVIGKANGSSGLVRDDFYNWNEQLPRLIEGEKPQLVVLMLGGNDRQAIRGPQGSIPVRTQEWTAEYEKRAGALAEQVAGAGIPLVWIGQPPYQSDRMAEDMVYLNGIYQKAATAAGGEFVDVWGGFTDAAGSYISSGPDVEGQQRRLRNSDGITMTPAGAAKLAFFVEKPVQRILGLTDPALAPAAGDTPGLLEAAPTVDPANATRVAPVSFGDPAFDGADDLLAAPAQRPGPSETPSPRERLVRSGVTSEPGAGRADSFAWPRDGG; translated from the coding sequence ATGCGGCGCGCCAAGCCGGCCGGGCTGAAGACCGGGCTGTCCCTGGCGCTCGCCGCCGCCGTCCTCATAACCGGCGTGGCGCTGCCCGCGCCGGTGGCCGCACAGGAGCAACGCCCCCGCAACATACTGGAAATGCTGTTTGGCGCGCCGCGGCAGGCAGAGCCTCCAAGGACCATCCGCCGCCAGAAGGCCCCGCGCAAGCAGACGCGCCAGCGGCGGCCGGCCCAGCCGTCGCGCAGCCAGGCGAGCCGCCCGGTTGCGCCGGCGCCGGTCGCGGTTGCCAAGGCCGAGGATGCCCGTCGCATCCTCGTCGTCGGGGATTTCATGGCCGCCTCGCTGGCGCGCGGCCTTGCCGATGCCTTCGCCGACGATCCGAACGCCCTGGTGATCGGCAAGGCCAACGGCTCCTCCGGGCTGGTGCGTGACGACTTCTACAACTGGAACGAGCAACTTCCCCGGTTGATCGAGGGCGAAAAGCCCCAGCTCGTCGTCCTCATGCTGGGCGGCAACGACAGGCAGGCGATCAGAGGGCCGCAGGGCTCCATCCCCGTCCGCACGCAGGAGTGGACCGCCGAATACGAAAAACGGGCCGGAGCGCTGGCCGAGCAGGTCGCCGGGGCGGGCATCCCACTCGTCTGGATCGGCCAGCCGCCCTATCAGTCCGACAGGATGGCCGAGGACATGGTCTACCTGAACGGCATCTACCAGAAGGCCGCGACCGCGGCCGGCGGCGAGTTCGTCGATGTCTGGGGCGGCTTCACCGATGCCGCCGGCTCGTACATCTCGTCCGGGCCGGACGTCGAGGGGCAGCAACGCCGGCTGCGCAATTCCGACGGCATCACCATGACGCCCGCCGGCGCGGCGAAGCTCGCCTTCTTCGTGGAAAAGCCCGTTCAGCGCATTCTCGGCCTGACCGACCCGGCGCTGGCACCCGCAGCCGGCGATACGCCGGGCCTTCTCGAAGCGGCGCCGACGGTCGACCCGGCCAACGCCACGCGCGTTGCGCCCGTATCCTTCGGCGACCCGGCCTTCGATGGCGCCGACGATTTGCTGGCTGCACCGGCCCAGCGACCGGGCCCCAGCGAGACGCCTTCCCCGCGTGAGAGGCTGGTGCGCTCGGGCGTCACTTCCGAGCCGGGAGCCGGTCGTGCCGACAGCTTCGCCTGGCCGCGCGACGGTGGTTAG
- a CDS encoding lytic murein transglycosylase: MLGIAPSRRGFIKTALLSMTLLAGTGMPAYADAGFQRWIANFEKTATSNGISRQTYRAVFAGVTEPDHDVIRSARFQPEFRDNAWDYMDNRVNEETVADGRRLAQQHKRLLDVIEQRFGVSRYIVLAIWSMESSYGKALEKPGSLKHVPQALATLAYLDERRAGFARQQLIGALKIVQAGHVSPKGLTGSWAGAMGHTQFIPTSYLAYAVDMDGDGHPNIWTSVPDALGTAANLLSKNGWRTGRTWGYEVAAPRGTNLAGLERANKTLAQWQQLGFRRVNGQPFAAPSDNANLLMPGGPNGPIFLMTRNFFVIKRYNNADRYALAVGHLADRIAGGGEFARSWPRGYTPLSVAERYELQQRLSQHGFYDGVIDGKIGSGSRGAISAYQRQRGVAEDGNASRALLDLLRRH; the protein is encoded by the coding sequence ATGCTGGGAATCGCACCATCGAGAAGAGGCTTCATCAAGACCGCGCTCTTGTCCATGACCCTTCTGGCCGGCACCGGCATGCCGGCTTATGCGGATGCCGGCTTTCAACGCTGGATCGCCAACTTCGAGAAGACGGCCACCTCCAACGGCATCAGCCGGCAGACCTATCGCGCGGTGTTCGCCGGCGTGACCGAGCCCGACCACGACGTGATCCGCTCGGCCCGCTTCCAGCCCGAGTTCCGCGACAATGCGTGGGACTACATGGACAATCGCGTCAACGAGGAGACCGTCGCCGACGGCCGTCGCCTGGCGCAGCAGCACAAGCGCCTTCTCGACGTGATCGAGCAGCGTTTCGGTGTCAGCCGCTACATCGTCCTTGCCATCTGGTCGATGGAATCCAGCTACGGCAAGGCGCTGGAAAAGCCCGGCTCGCTGAAGCACGTGCCGCAGGCGCTGGCTACCCTTGCCTATCTGGACGAGCGGCGGGCCGGCTTCGCGCGCCAGCAGCTGATCGGCGCGTTGAAGATCGTGCAGGCGGGCCATGTATCCCCGAAGGGGCTCACCGGCTCGTGGGCCGGGGCGATGGGGCATACCCAGTTCATCCCGACCAGCTACCTGGCCTATGCCGTCGACATGGACGGCGACGGGCACCCCAACATCTGGACATCCGTGCCCGATGCGCTCGGCACGGCGGCCAACCTTCTGTCCAAGAACGGCTGGCGCACCGGGCGCACCTGGGGATACGAGGTGGCGGCCCCGCGCGGCACGAACCTTGCCGGTCTGGAGCGCGCCAACAAGACGCTGGCCCAATGGCAGCAACTCGGCTTCCGCCGCGTCAACGGGCAGCCCTTCGCCGCGCCCTCCGACAATGCCAACCTTCTCATGCCGGGCGGCCCCAACGGCCCGATCTTCCTGATGACGCGCAATTTCTTCGTCATCAAGCGCTACAACAACGCCGACCGGTACGCCCTGGCGGTCGGCCATCTGGCGGATCGCATCGCCGGCGGCGGCGAGTTTGCCCGGAGCTGGCCGCGTGGCTATACGCCGCTCAGCGTCGCCGAGCGTTACGAACTGCAGCAGCGCCTGTCGCAGCACGGCTTCTACGATGGTGTGATCGACGGCAAGATCGGCTCCGGATCGCGGGGGGCCATCAGCGCCTATCAGCGCCAGCGTGGCGTGGCGGAAGACGGCAACGCGTCACGCGCGCTGCTGGACCTGTTGCGGAGGCACTGA
- a CDS encoding enoyl-CoA hydratase/isomerase family protein produces the protein MTGHDAEAPVLAFVEGRAGVIRLNRPAALNALNIEMVDAALRALATFQTDMEVELVLLEGAGGRAFCAGGDIRFVAASARAGDGQAEEFWRREYALVLALARSAKPVVALMDAIVMGGGAGLGIHVRHRIVTDATRFAMPEVGIGFVPDVGSTFLLARSPGETGRYIALTGDTFGAADTIHAGLADVHVPAESLPALRRALVHGEGGLDETIQQFATRPEPGLFAEEEAAIARMFGHDAVADIVEALGNRSTEFARRTLDTLNRRSPRSLLATMDLLRRAKRATDLPECLVNEFHAACRCLAAADYHEGVRAAVIDKDRNPKWASEGLDGALEADGLDPVPGVADPDFAPGLGPVELPAALRAAH, from the coding sequence ATGACCGGACATGACGCGGAAGCGCCCGTTCTCGCCTTTGTCGAGGGTCGGGCCGGCGTTATCAGGCTCAATCGCCCGGCCGCCTTGAACGCGCTCAACATCGAGATGGTCGATGCCGCGCTGCGGGCGCTCGCCACCTTCCAGACCGACATGGAGGTGGAGCTGGTCCTGCTCGAGGGTGCCGGCGGGCGCGCATTCTGCGCGGGCGGCGACATCCGGTTCGTGGCGGCCAGCGCGCGCGCCGGCGACGGGCAGGCGGAGGAATTCTGGCGGCGTGAATATGCGTTGGTGCTGGCCCTGGCGCGATCGGCAAAGCCGGTCGTGGCGCTGATGGACGCCATCGTCATGGGCGGTGGCGCAGGGCTTGGCATCCATGTCCGGCATCGCATCGTCACCGATGCGACGCGCTTCGCCATGCCCGAAGTCGGCATCGGCTTCGTGCCGGACGTCGGCTCGACCTTCCTTCTGGCACGCTCGCCGGGGGAAACGGGACGTTACATAGCCCTGACGGGCGATACATTCGGCGCGGCGGACACGATCCATGCCGGGCTTGCCGATGTCCATGTGCCGGCCGAAAGCCTGCCCGCTTTGCGGCGGGCGCTCGTCCACGGCGAGGGCGGCCTCGACGAGACCATCCAGCAATTCGCCACCCGGCCGGAGCCGGGCCTGTTCGCCGAGGAGGAGGCCGCGATCGCGCGCATGTTCGGTCACGACGCCGTTGCGGACATCGTCGAGGCGCTCGGCAATCGCAGCACGGAATTCGCGCGGCGGACCCTGGATACCCTGAACAGGCGCTCGCCGCGCAGCCTGCTGGCGACGATGGACCTGTTGCGCCGTGCAAAGCGCGCGACGGATCTTCCGGAATGCCTGGTCAACGAATTCCATGCCGCGTGCCGCTGCCTGGCCGCCGCCGACTATCATGAGGGCGTCAGGGCGGCCGTCATCGACAAGGACCGGAACCCGAAATGGGCTTCCGAGGGGCTGGACGGTGCGCTGGAAGCCGATGGCCTCGACCCCGTACCCGGCGTCGCGGACCCGGACTTCGCACCCGGCCTCGGTCCGGTCGAACTGCCGGCAGCCCTGCGCGCGGCGCATTGA